A single genomic interval of Nonomuraea rubra harbors:
- a CDS encoding cytochrome P450 family protein — protein sequence MPEAATAPIGSIPHAALTDPYPYYENLRASGRVHRLNTPIGLEAWFVPHYEDARPLLIDPRFSKAAHHSDVVHEDGQKAESSFADNMVSTDPPEHTRLRKLVQKAFTRRRIELLRPRVEQFTDDLLDRMERAGEAELMEDFSYPLPMMVIGELLGIPVEDLADLRHKSVFWFLEEDYAGNPVDHFRARQAAIGEYVRGLIEHRRSHPGDDLVQGLIEARDGENRLSEKELVATVMLLIFAGFLTTVNLITNGMYALVRNPDQQAKLVVQPDLIGSAVEEFLRYDSSLSLIEGHAKEDIEVGGTVIPADSLIIVPVHSVNRDPQAFPDPHRLDITRNPNPHLAFSHGVHHCLGAPLARLEAQVAITALLRRFPDMTLACDPGEVRWHRDFFQRSLHALPLRLKP from the coding sequence ATGCCAGAGGCGGCGACAGCCCCGATCGGCAGCATCCCGCATGCGGCCCTGACGGACCCGTATCCCTACTACGAGAACCTGCGGGCGAGCGGGCGGGTGCACCGCCTCAACACCCCCATCGGGCTGGAGGCGTGGTTCGTCCCGCACTACGAGGACGCCCGCCCCCTGCTCATCGACCCGCGCTTCAGCAAGGCCGCGCACCATTCCGACGTCGTGCACGAGGACGGGCAGAAGGCCGAGAGCTCGTTCGCCGACAACATGGTCAGCACCGACCCGCCCGAGCACACCCGCCTGCGCAAGCTGGTGCAGAAGGCGTTCACCCGCCGGCGGATCGAGCTGCTGCGGCCGCGCGTGGAGCAGTTCACCGACGACCTGCTCGACAGGATGGAGCGGGCGGGCGAGGCGGAGCTCATGGAGGACTTCTCCTACCCGCTGCCGATGATGGTGATCGGCGAGCTGCTGGGCATCCCGGTGGAGGACCTCGCTGACCTGCGCCACAAGAGCGTCTTCTGGTTCCTGGAGGAGGACTACGCCGGCAACCCGGTGGACCACTTCCGGGCGCGGCAGGCAGCCATCGGCGAGTACGTGCGCGGGCTGATCGAGCACCGGCGCAGCCATCCCGGCGACGACCTCGTCCAGGGCCTGATCGAGGCCCGCGACGGAGAGAACCGGCTCTCGGAGAAGGAGCTCGTCGCGACGGTGATGCTGCTCATCTTCGCCGGCTTCCTCACCACCGTGAACCTGATCACCAACGGCATGTACGCCCTGGTCCGCAACCCCGACCAGCAGGCCAAGCTGGTCGTCCAGCCCGACCTCATCGGCAGCGCCGTCGAGGAGTTCCTCCGCTACGACAGCTCCCTCTCCCTGATCGAGGGCCATGCGAAGGAGGACATCGAGGTCGGGGGCACCGTGATCCCCGCGGACTCGCTGATCATCGTCCCCGTGCACTCGGTCAACCGCGACCCCCAGGCGTTCCCTGACCCGCACCGGCTGGACATCACCCGCAACCCCAACCCGCACCTGGCCTTCAGCCACGGCGTGCACCACTGCCTGGGCGCGCCGCTGGCCCGGCTCGAAGCTCAGGTGGCCATCACCGCGCTGCTGCGCCGCTTCCCGGACATGACGCTGGCCTGCGACCCCGGTGAGGTGCGCTGGCACCGCGACTTCTTCCAGCGTTCCCTGCACGCGCTCCCGCTGCGGCTCAAGCCCTGA
- a CDS encoding pyridoxamine 5'-phosphate oxidase family protein has translation MTAPSAGLAPPRDLAQRKADVLGKLASERFAWLATSGESGAHLVPLGCVWDGARLVMATQERHVTVRNLREDGHCRVALGDPADVVLVDGTVELVAYEDLPADAPPVLADLPVNPSRVPGCVYLFLTPRRVLTWRHRGEIPDRTVMADGRWLA, from the coding sequence ATGACTGCGCCCAGTGCCGGCCTCGCCCCTCCCCGCGATCTCGCCCAGCGCAAGGCGGACGTGCTCGGCAAGCTCGCCAGCGAACGGTTCGCCTGGCTGGCGACGAGCGGGGAGTCCGGCGCCCACCTCGTCCCCCTCGGGTGCGTCTGGGACGGCGCCCGGCTGGTGATGGCCACGCAGGAACGGCACGTCACGGTCCGCAACCTGCGCGAGGACGGGCACTGCCGCGTTGCGCTCGGCGACCCCGCGGACGTCGTCCTCGTCGACGGCACCGTGGAGCTCGTGGCGTACGAGGACCTGCCCGCCGACGCCCCGCCCGTCCTCGCGGACCTGCCCGTGAACCCGAGCCGGGTGCCGGGCTGCGTCTACCTCTTCCTCACCCCCCGGCGCGTCCTCACCTGGCGGCACCGCGGCGAGATCCCCGACCGGACGGTGATGGCGGACGGCCGCTGGCTCGCCTGA
- a CDS encoding DUF1772 domain-containing protein has protein sequence MVQILTAAVLVTSGIAAGVLFTHAVGVWPAMQAMTPERYVAAHKLLGRAYDPMMPIIVGSSAVLDIILAILSEPGLARTLFIASAVCLAGVGAVSQTRNVPINRRVKSLDPQAIPADWEDPRGLWGKWNLVRTTFAVLALIGNAAAAVSAF, from the coding sequence ATGGTCCAGATTCTCACCGCCGCGGTGCTGGTCACCAGCGGGATCGCCGCGGGTGTGCTGTTCACCCACGCCGTCGGCGTATGGCCGGCGATGCAGGCCATGACCCCCGAACGCTATGTCGCGGCGCACAAGCTGCTGGGCCGCGCCTACGACCCGATGATGCCGATCATCGTCGGCTCGTCGGCGGTGCTCGACATCATTCTGGCCATTCTCTCCGAGCCTGGCCTGGCGCGCACCCTGTTCATCGCGTCGGCCGTGTGCCTGGCCGGTGTCGGCGCGGTCTCGCAGACCCGTAATGTGCCGATAAACCGGCGCGTCAAATCGCTCGACCCGCAGGCCATTCCGGCCGACTGGGAGGATCCGCGGGGCCTGTGGGGGAAATGGAACCTGGTACGCACGACGTTCGCCGTGCTCGCGCTCATCGGAAACGCCGCGGCGGCCGTATCGGCATTCTGA
- a CDS encoding cupin domain-containing protein: MTITRASKVNADDIAPNRRRGGDIRVLLGPATVGATSGFMGMLTLEPAEFVSEHYHPYSEEFLCLVRGELVVRVDGTPVRLSPGEALHIPIGVRHRVENPGEAQAVAVFHLGPLAPKPSLGHVDTEPLPNAGEPSLDVGEQR, translated from the coding sequence ATGACGATTACTCGGGCGTCGAAGGTGAATGCCGACGACATCGCGCCCAATCGGCGGCGTGGTGGTGATATTCGCGTCCTGCTCGGTCCTGCGACGGTCGGCGCCACCTCCGGATTCATGGGAATGCTCACGCTGGAACCCGCCGAGTTCGTGTCCGAGCATTACCACCCATATTCCGAGGAGTTCCTGTGCCTCGTCCGGGGGGAATTGGTCGTGCGGGTGGACGGGACGCCGGTGCGGCTCTCCCCCGGCGAGGCGTTGCACATCCCCATCGGCGTCCGGCACCGGGTGGAGAACCCCGGCGAGGCGCAGGCCGTCGCCGTCTTCCACCTCGGCCCGCTCGCGCCGAAGCCGTCGCTCGGCCACGTGGACACCGAGCCCCTCCCGAACGCCGGGGAGCCCTCGCTCGACGTGGGGGAGCAGAGATGA
- a CDS encoding beta-ketoacyl-[acyl-carrier-protein] synthase family protein yields MTGRRVALTGIGVVAPGGTGRKAFWELLTSGRTATRTISMFDAGAFRSRIAAECDFDPAAEGLSAREIRRMDRAAQFAVVSAREALADSGLDASDLEPTRTGVTLGSAVGCTMSLEEEYVVVSDSGRNWLVDSSYGVPHLYGHLVPSSLAAEVAWTCGAEGQVTLISTGCTSGLDAVGYGARLIAEGSADVVLAGATDAPISPITVACFDAIKATSPRNDDPAHASRPFDRDRNGFVLGEGAAVFVLEDLERARRREAHVYCEVAGYATRGNAYHMTGLKPDGREMAEAIRVALGRARLNPDDVAYINAHGSGTKQNDRHETAAFKRSLGDHAYRTPVSSIKSMVGHSLGAIGAIEVAASALAIEHGTVPPTANLETPDPECDLDYVPRVAREQPVDVVLSVGSGFGGFQTAMVLTAPGREAA; encoded by the coding sequence ATGACCGGCAGGCGGGTGGCGCTCACCGGCATCGGCGTCGTGGCCCCCGGAGGCACCGGGCGCAAGGCGTTCTGGGAGCTGCTGACCTCGGGCCGCACCGCCACGCGGACGATCTCGATGTTCGACGCGGGCGCGTTCAGGTCGCGGATCGCCGCGGAGTGCGACTTCGACCCGGCCGCGGAGGGGCTCAGCGCCCGCGAGATCCGCCGGATGGACCGCGCCGCGCAGTTCGCCGTCGTCTCGGCGCGCGAGGCGCTCGCCGACAGCGGGCTCGACGCCTCCGACCTGGAGCCGACGCGGACCGGCGTGACGCTGGGCAGCGCGGTCGGCTGCACCATGAGCCTCGAGGAGGAGTACGTCGTCGTCAGCGACTCCGGCCGCAACTGGCTCGTCGACTCCTCCTACGGGGTGCCGCACCTGTACGGGCACCTGGTGCCGAGCTCGCTGGCCGCCGAGGTGGCCTGGACCTGCGGCGCGGAGGGCCAGGTCACGCTCATCTCGACCGGCTGCACGTCCGGGCTCGACGCCGTCGGCTACGGGGCGCGGCTGATCGCGGAGGGCTCCGCGGACGTCGTCCTGGCCGGCGCCACGGACGCGCCGATCTCGCCGATCACCGTGGCGTGCTTCGACGCGATCAAGGCCACCTCGCCGCGCAACGACGACCCGGCGCACGCGTCGCGCCCGTTCGACCGCGACCGCAACGGCTTCGTCCTCGGCGAGGGCGCCGCCGTGTTCGTGCTGGAGGACCTGGAGCGTGCCCGGCGCAGGGAGGCGCACGTCTACTGCGAGGTGGCCGGCTACGCCACGCGGGGCAACGCGTACCACATGACCGGCCTGAAGCCGGACGGGCGGGAGATGGCGGAGGCCATCAGGGTGGCGCTCGGCCGGGCCAGGCTGAACCCGGACGACGTCGCCTACATCAACGCCCACGGCTCCGGCACCAAGCAGAACGACAGGCACGAGACGGCCGCGTTCAAGCGCAGCCTCGGCGACCACGCCTACCGGACGCCGGTCAGCTCCATCAAGTCCATGGTCGGGCACTCGCTGGGCGCGATCGGTGCCATCGAGGTGGCCGCCAGCGCGCTGGCCATCGAGCACGGCACGGTGCCGCCGACCGCCAACCTGGAGACGCCGGACCCGGAGTGCGACCTGGACTACGTGCCCCGCGTGGCGCGCGAGCAGCCGGTGGACGTGGTGCTCAGCGTGGGCAGCGGGTTCGGCGGGTTCCAGACCGCGATGGTGCTCACCGCCCCCGGGCGGGAGGCGGCATGA
- a CDS encoding ketosynthase chain-length factor, translating into MSLAQDAPVITGIGVVAPTGIGVAEHWAATLSGTRAIGPITRFDPESYPVRLAGEAKGFSAPGNVPGRLIPQTDHWTHMALVAADQALADAGVDPSALPEYEMGVVTASSSGGVEFGQREIQELWSKGPRHVGAYQSIAWFYAATTGQISIRHGMRGPCGVVVAEQAGALESLAQARRVLEDGARLVVSGGTDAPFSPYGLTCQISNGRLSTHTDPELAYRPFDARAGGYVPGEGGAILIVEDAGKARERGARNTYGVIAGHAATFDPAPGSGRPPALRRAIEQALAQAGLEPGDLDVVFADAAGSPDLDRAEAEAIAAVFGDRGVPVTAPKTMTGRLYAGGPSLDVATALMAMRHSVLPPTIGVSDLVPGYAIDLVRDEPRDAEVRSALIIARGYGGFNAALVLRAPDHSTSTGGDR; encoded by the coding sequence ATGAGCCTCGCCCAGGACGCGCCGGTGATCACCGGGATCGGAGTCGTCGCCCCCACCGGGATCGGCGTGGCGGAGCACTGGGCCGCCACGCTGAGCGGGACGAGGGCGATCGGCCCGATCACGCGGTTCGACCCGGAGTCCTACCCGGTGCGCCTGGCGGGAGAGGCCAAGGGCTTCAGCGCGCCGGGGAACGTGCCCGGCCGGTTGATCCCGCAGACCGACCACTGGACGCACATGGCGCTGGTGGCCGCCGACCAGGCGCTCGCCGACGCGGGCGTGGACCCGTCGGCCCTGCCCGAGTACGAGATGGGCGTGGTCACGGCCAGCTCGTCCGGCGGGGTGGAGTTCGGCCAGCGCGAGATCCAGGAGCTGTGGAGCAAGGGCCCCCGGCACGTCGGCGCCTACCAGTCGATCGCGTGGTTCTACGCGGCCACCACCGGGCAGATCTCCATCCGGCACGGCATGCGCGGCCCCTGCGGGGTCGTGGTCGCCGAGCAGGCCGGAGCGCTGGAGTCGCTCGCACAGGCCCGGCGGGTGCTGGAGGACGGCGCGCGGCTGGTGGTGAGCGGCGGCACCGACGCGCCGTTCAGCCCGTACGGACTGACCTGCCAGATCTCGAACGGCCGGCTCAGCACCCACACCGACCCCGAGCTCGCCTACCGGCCGTTCGACGCCCGCGCCGGCGGCTACGTGCCCGGCGAGGGCGGCGCCATCCTCATCGTGGAGGACGCGGGCAAGGCCAGGGAGCGCGGGGCACGCAACACGTACGGGGTGATCGCCGGCCACGCGGCCACGTTCGATCCGGCCCCCGGCTCGGGACGCCCGCCCGCGCTGCGCCGCGCCATCGAGCAGGCGCTGGCCCAGGCGGGCCTGGAGCCGGGGGACCTCGATGTCGTGTTCGCCGACGCCGCCGGCAGCCCGGACCTCGACCGGGCGGAGGCGGAGGCGATCGCGGCCGTCTTCGGCGACCGCGGCGTGCCCGTGACGGCGCCCAAGACGATGACCGGCCGGCTCTACGCGGGCGGCCCGTCCCTGGACGTCGCCACCGCGCTGATGGCCATGCGGCACTCGGTGCTGCCGCCGACGATCGGCGTTTCCGACCTCGTCCCCGGCTACGCGATCGACCTGGTCAGGGACGAGCCCCGCGACGCGGAGGTGCGCTCGGCGCTGATCATCGCCCGCGGATACGGCGGCTTCAACGCCGCGCTCGTGCTCCGCGCCCCCGACCACAGCACTTCGACAGGAGGAGACCGATGA
- a CDS encoding acyl carrier protein has protein sequence MKELTLDDLRHLMRISAGEDESTDLDGDIIDAGFRDLGYDSLAVLELASRLERDWGVVVPDEVAATLETPRAVLDYVNERAAVK, from the coding sequence ATGAAGGAACTCACGCTCGACGACCTGCGGCACCTGATGCGGATCAGCGCCGGCGAGGACGAGTCGACCGACCTCGACGGCGACATCATCGACGCCGGCTTCAGGGACCTGGGCTACGACTCCCTGGCCGTGCTGGAGCTGGCCAGCCGCCTCGAACGCGACTGGGGCGTCGTCGTGCCCGACGAGGTCGCCGCCACGCTGGAGACGCCCCGCGCGGTGCTCGACTACGTCAACGAGCGGGCGGCGGTGAAGTGA
- a CDS encoding SRPBCC family protein, whose product MAGHTENTIVISAPMDLVWSMTNDVESWPELFDEYAKTEVLHRSGDTVRFRLTMHPDENGNAWSWVSERTADPRTRTVQAHRVETGWFEYMNLRWEYREVPDGVEMRWIQDFRMKPDSPVNLEQMTRRIDGNSPVQMKLIKEKVERAARQAGKA is encoded by the coding sequence ATGGCCGGGCACACCGAGAACACGATCGTCATCTCCGCGCCGATGGACCTCGTCTGGTCCATGACGAACGACGTCGAGTCGTGGCCGGAGCTGTTCGACGAGTACGCGAAGACCGAGGTGCTGCACCGGTCGGGCGACACGGTGCGCTTCCGCCTGACGATGCACCCCGACGAGAACGGCAACGCCTGGTCGTGGGTGTCGGAGCGGACCGCCGACCCGCGGACCCGCACCGTCCAGGCGCACCGCGTCGAGACGGGCTGGTTCGAGTACATGAACCTGCGCTGGGAGTACCGGGAGGTGCCGGACGGCGTCGAGATGCGCTGGATCCAGGACTTCCGCATGAAGCCGGACTCCCCCGTGAACCTGGAGCAGATGACCAGGCGGATCGACGGCAACTCGCCCGTGCAGATGAAACTGATCAAGGAGAAGGTGGAGCGGGCGGCGCGACAGGCCGGGAAGGCGTGA
- a CDS encoding DUF1772 domain-containing protein — protein sequence MTGVALPLALLANGLAAGVLVATVLGVVPFYMTLTAPSYVRAHAFAVGRYDPFQPACLLVTFVADVLVAATEPRLAGRVLCAAAALTAGSVVIVSLTRNVPMNRWVKAQNPDALPAGWDMEAFRRTWARWNRTRTWLAVLALVLNGSAAVALL from the coding sequence GTGACCGGGGTCGCGCTGCCGCTGGCGCTGCTGGCCAACGGGCTGGCCGCGGGAGTGCTGGTGGCCACGGTGCTCGGCGTCGTGCCGTTCTACATGACCCTCACCGCCCCCAGCTACGTCAGGGCGCACGCCTTCGCCGTCGGGCGGTACGACCCGTTCCAGCCCGCCTGCCTGCTGGTCACGTTCGTCGCCGACGTGCTCGTCGCGGCGACGGAGCCGCGGCTCGCCGGCCGGGTGCTGTGCGCGGCGGCGGCACTGACGGCCGGCTCGGTGGTGATCGTGTCGCTCACGCGGAACGTCCCGATGAACCGCTGGGTCAAGGCGCAGAACCCGGACGCGCTGCCCGCCGGATGGGACATGGAGGCCTTCCGCCGCACGTGGGCGCGATGGAACAGGACCAGGACGTGGCTGGCCGTGCTCGCCCTCGTCCTGAACGGCTCCGCCGCCGTCGCGCTGCTCTGA
- a CDS encoding SDR family NAD(P)-dependent oxidoreductase: MSFRLEGKNALVTGGTRGIGRAVVLSLAQEGCNVVACYRGDAEAAARLEKDLAATPGKHSVVQADVGRADQVARLIDECRTGLGSLDVVVHNAGAISHVPFAQLELTEWQRVLDTNLTGMYLVLHGALPLMSEGGSVVAIGSKAAMVGVPLRTHYTASKAGVLGLARSLCKELGPNGIRINVIAPGIISTHAAEGLSPEQEQRYRNMTALGRLGEPEEIADVVLFLASDRSRYMSGETVHVDGGI; encoded by the coding sequence ATGAGTTTTCGGCTTGAGGGCAAGAACGCCCTGGTCACCGGCGGGACGAGAGGGATAGGCCGGGCGGTCGTGCTGAGCCTGGCCCAGGAGGGATGCAACGTCGTCGCGTGCTACCGCGGCGACGCCGAGGCGGCCGCGCGGCTGGAGAAGGACCTGGCCGCCACGCCCGGCAAGCACAGCGTCGTCCAGGCCGACGTGGGCAGGGCCGACCAGGTCGCCCGCCTGATCGACGAGTGCCGGACCGGGCTCGGCTCGCTGGACGTCGTCGTGCACAACGCCGGCGCCATCAGCCACGTGCCGTTCGCCCAGCTCGAACTGACCGAGTGGCAGCGCGTGCTGGACACCAACCTGACCGGCATGTACCTGGTCCTGCACGGCGCGCTGCCGCTGATGTCCGAGGGCGGGTCGGTGGTCGCCATCGGCTCCAAGGCCGCGATGGTCGGCGTGCCGCTGCGCACCCACTACACGGCCTCCAAGGCGGGCGTGCTCGGCCTGGCCAGGTCGCTCTGCAAGGAGCTCGGCCCGAACGGGATCAGGATCAACGTGATCGCCCCCGGCATCATCTCCACCCACGCCGCCGAGGGGCTCAGCCCCGAGCAGGAGCAGCGCTACCGCAACATGACCGCGCTCGGCCGGCTCGGCGAGCCGGAGGAGATCGCCGACGTCGTGCTGTTCCTGGCGAGCGACCGCTCCCGCTACATGTCCGGCGAGACCGTGCACGTCGATGGAGGGATCTGA
- a CDS encoding antibiotic biosynthesis monooxygenase family protein translates to MADTQVFRVMLRMQILPGKEQEFERVWYSVADVVGENPANVGQWLSKSAEEEGVYYIMSDWADEAGFRAFERSDAHVEHRKKLHPYRSHGTMTTQHVVFDLGRERLEARR, encoded by the coding sequence ATGGCTGACACGCAGGTGTTCCGGGTGATGCTGAGGATGCAGATCCTGCCCGGGAAGGAGCAGGAGTTCGAGCGGGTCTGGTACTCGGTCGCGGACGTGGTCGGCGAGAACCCGGCGAACGTCGGCCAGTGGCTGTCGAAGAGCGCCGAGGAGGAAGGCGTCTACTACATCATGAGCGACTGGGCCGACGAGGCCGGCTTCCGCGCGTTCGAGCGCAGCGACGCGCACGTCGAGCACCGCAAGAAGCTGCACCCCTACCGCTCGCACGGCACGATGACCACCCAGCACGTGGTGTTCGACCTCGGCCGCGAACGCCTGGAGGCCAGGCGATGA
- a CDS encoding antibiotic biosynthesis monooxygenase family protein, translating to MIGVVRVLVYYSAANGDAGSVIDAYRRVNMGMRGTAGLLSSQLLRSTLDPSEFAVLSEWTSLSEFNAWEQGSRHKGQTSALRSYRDDERGKGYGIYEVVDQF from the coding sequence ATGATCGGAGTGGTCCGGGTGCTCGTCTACTACTCGGCCGCCAACGGGGACGCGGGCTCCGTGATCGACGCCTACCGGCGCGTCAACATGGGCATGCGCGGCACCGCCGGGCTGCTGAGCAGCCAGCTGCTGCGCTCGACCCTGGACCCGAGCGAGTTCGCCGTGCTGAGCGAGTGGACGAGCCTGTCGGAGTTCAACGCCTGGGAGCAGGGGTCGCGGCACAAGGGGCAGACGTCCGCGCTGCGGTCGTACCGCGACGACGAGCGCGGCAAGGGCTACGGGATCTATGAAGTCGTGGACCAGTTCTGA
- a CDS encoding acetyl-CoA carboxylase carboxyltransferase subunit alpha, which yields MTITLPPKVEAAEWIRCERCGEIVYGKRFARELGVCPGCALHTRITARERVEQLFDDGSTVVIEAPPTPEDPLGFTDSKPYPERLREAREKSGLDEAVLCVRGTIDGHGIVAAVMDFRFMGGSLGSAVGARIVAAAEAALVERVPFLLVTASGGARMQEGTLSLMQMATTSQALAELDEAGILTIALITDPTYGGVAASFATLPDVLLAEPGAHVGFAGPRVIEQTIGQELPEGFQTAEFLRARGLIDDVRPRAELRSTLARLCSLQAAGAAGELFQPERSPAGEPSRLLFQPERMPAGEPSRLLFQPERVPARSGWTAVQLARHADRPTTLDYARYMLEEFVELHGDRLGGDCPAIVGGLGRLDGRPIVLIGHQKGHTTKERVERNFGMPTPAGYRKAARLMRLAAKLGCPILTLVDTPGAYPGLEAEENGQAWAIAENLRLMSTLPVPVVAVVTGEGGSGGALALGVANRVLALSNAVYSVISPEGCASILWKSPSAAPRAAEALRLDARELLRHRIVDGVIPEPGEGAHTDPALTARLLAAAVAEAFGDLSIHEPRKLIADRRQRFRQFGTGSR from the coding sequence ATGACCATCACCCTTCCCCCCAAGGTCGAGGCGGCCGAGTGGATCCGGTGCGAGCGGTGCGGGGAGATCGTGTACGGCAAGCGCTTCGCCCGCGAGCTCGGCGTGTGCCCGGGGTGCGCGCTGCACACCAGGATCACCGCCCGCGAGCGGGTCGAGCAGCTCTTCGACGACGGATCGACGGTGGTCATCGAGGCGCCGCCGACCCCGGAGGACCCGCTCGGGTTCACCGACAGCAAGCCCTACCCCGAACGGCTGCGCGAGGCGCGGGAGAAGTCCGGGCTGGACGAGGCCGTGCTGTGCGTGCGCGGCACGATCGACGGCCACGGGATCGTCGCCGCCGTCATGGACTTCCGGTTCATGGGCGGCAGCCTGGGATCCGCCGTGGGCGCGCGCATCGTCGCCGCCGCCGAGGCCGCGCTGGTGGAGCGGGTGCCGTTCCTGCTGGTGACGGCGTCGGGCGGGGCGCGCATGCAGGAGGGCACGCTGTCGCTCATGCAGATGGCCACGACCAGCCAGGCCCTGGCCGAGCTCGACGAGGCCGGGATCCTGACCATCGCGCTGATCACCGACCCGACGTACGGCGGGGTGGCCGCCTCCTTCGCCACCCTCCCCGACGTGCTCCTGGCCGAGCCGGGCGCGCACGTCGGCTTCGCGGGGCCGCGCGTGATCGAGCAGACCATCGGGCAGGAGCTTCCCGAGGGGTTCCAGACCGCGGAGTTCCTGCGGGCGAGGGGGCTGATCGACGACGTGCGGCCCCGCGCGGAGCTGCGCTCCACGCTCGCCCGCCTCTGCTCCCTGCAGGCCGCCGGTGCCGCTGGTGAGCTCTTCCAGCCGGAACGGTCACCCGCCGGGGAACCGTCCCGGCTGCTGTTCCAGCCGGAGCGGATGCCCGCTGGGGAGCCGTCGCGGCTGCTGTTCCAGCCGGAACGGGTGCCCGCCAGGAGCGGGTGGACGGCCGTGCAGCTCGCCCGGCACGCCGACAGGCCGACGACGCTCGACTACGCCCGTTACATGCTCGAGGAGTTCGTGGAGCTGCACGGGGACCGGCTCGGTGGCGACTGCCCCGCGATCGTCGGCGGGCTCGGCAGGCTCGACGGTCGGCCGATCGTCCTCATCGGTCACCAGAAGGGGCACACCACCAAGGAGCGCGTCGAGCGCAACTTCGGCATGCCCACCCCGGCCGGGTACCGCAAGGCGGCCCGGCTGATGCGGCTGGCGGCCAAGCTCGGGTGCCCGATTCTCACTCTGGTGGACACGCCGGGGGCGTACCCGGGGCTGGAGGCCGAGGAGAACGGTCAGGCCTGGGCCATCGCCGAGAACCTGCGCCTGATGTCCACGCTGCCGGTGCCGGTCGTCGCGGTCGTCACCGGTGAGGGCGGCAGCGGGGGCGCGCTGGCGCTGGGCGTCGCCAACCGGGTGCTGGCCCTGTCCAACGCCGTGTACTCGGTGATCAGTCCCGAAGGGTGCGCGTCCATCCTGTGGAAGAGCCCGTCCGCGGCTCCGCGCGCCGCCGAGGCGTTGCGCCTCGACGCCCGGGAGCTGCTGCGGCACCGCATCGTCGACGGGGTGATCCCGGAGCCGGGTGAGGGGGCGCACACGGATCCGGCACTGACCGCACGGCTGCTGGCCGCCGCGGTGGCGGAGGCGTTCGGCGACCTCTCCATCCACGAGCCGCGCAAGCTGATCGCGGACCGGCGCCAGCGGTTCCGCCAGTTCGGTACGGGGTCGCGATGA
- the accB gene encoding acetyl-CoA carboxylase biotin carboxyl carrier protein has protein sequence MSAHEAAGRAADPTAREGTAPAADLEGAGPAGDAAAQEAAGLAGDAAAQETAERAGNAAAQETAERVGDVSSQALMGELCRQAAELIAVGGRMRRVRLQAGDAVVELEWPDVTAGPPVTAAGSPPAPAAWPATAAWPGAAALPDAASYAAPHAGSHAGPGAGPHAGPGAAPHAGPGAVPANGAPADASGTPAAGAGGDDLRHVCAPMVGTFYWAPEPGAEPFVAVGDTVEKGQQVGIVEAMKLMNPIEADVSGRVVEVLVPDGTPVEYGQKLIAVAPPATP, from the coding sequence ATGAGCGCCCACGAAGCCGCCGGCCGGGCGGCCGACCCCACCGCCCGCGAAGGCACGGCGCCGGCGGCCGACCTCGAAGGCGCGGGGCCGGCCGGTGACGCCGCCGCCCAGGAGGCCGCAGGGCTGGCGGGCGACGCCGCCGCTCAGGAGACCGCGGAGCGAGCGGGCAACGCGGCCGCCCAGGAGACCGCGGAGCGGGTGGGGGATGTCTCCTCGCAGGCGCTGATGGGAGAGCTGTGCCGTCAGGCCGCTGAGCTGATCGCGGTCGGCGGCAGGATGCGCCGGGTCCGGCTGCAGGCCGGTGACGCGGTCGTCGAGCTGGAATGGCCGGACGTCACCGCGGGCCCGCCCGTCACCGCCGCCGGGTCTCCGCCCGCCCCCGCCGCATGGCCGGCCACCGCCGCATGGCCGGGCGCCGCCGCGCTCCCGGACGCCGCCTCATACGCCGCGCCGCACGCCGGATCGCACGCCGGGCCAGGCGCCGGGCCGCATGCCGGGCCAGGCGCCGCGCCACACGCGGGGCCAGGCGCCGTACCGGCTAACGGCGCGCCGGCGGACGCTTCCGGGACGCCGGCCGCCGGCGCCGGGGGCGATGACCTGCGGCATGTGTGCGCGCCGATGGTGGGCACCTTCTACTGGGCTCCCGAGCCGGGCGCCGAGCCCTTCGTCGCCGTGGGGGACACGGTGGAGAAGGGCCAGCAGGTCGGCATCGTGGAGGCCATGAAGCTGATGAACCCGATCGAGGCCGACGTGTCAGGCAGGGTCGTCGAGGTCCTCGTCCCGGACGGTACGCCGGTCGAGTACGGCCAGAAGCTGATCGCCGTCGCCCCGCCCGCGACACCGTGA